From a single Corynebacterium kroppenstedtii DSM 44385 genomic region:
- a CDS encoding glucose PTS transporter subunit IIA, with protein MSKRTFHRPDFSQLQRLGKSLMLPIALLPAAGILLRLGQDDLLGRIQTPVIGPFFEAMSAAGQALFSQLPLLFAVGVAIGFAKKADGSTALAAVAGYLVMGAVFKQMSPLVLNGVKDSAGDQALIDYSVFGGIVVGLLTAWLYDKYHDIKLPSYLGFFGGRRFVPIVVSVTTLITGFVLSYIYPIFNEGLTAIGRFIGGTGALGAFVYGFANRMLIPVGLHHILNTYVWFIYGDYNGPDGTVSGELSRFAAGDHSAGLLTSGFYPILMFGLPAAALAMIHTAKKGQKATAIGILSAAGLTAFFTGVTEPLEFAFMFLAFPLYVVHAVLTGLSLAIAELLNIHLGFSFSAGLLDLILYGTAPAAHNIPLLIVQGLAFAVLYYVIFRFAIVHWNLHTPGRADATVGTAGNTDQSGSDTGTTTSNNAPSKGTPAKTGSTAPQGSATPSSRAEALINAFGGRDNLANVDACITRLRMEVNNPAAVDKNKLQALGASGVMEIGTSVQAVFGTESDVLKDEINAALAVAGTAQRLGPTSDAAMPEQAATSDATDDAVGDAPTPGANTGGSTGSHPAESHGPLQVRAPIPGTVIPLSQVDDETFASETVGRGLAIRPEDGVLETVAPVSGRIMQLFPHAFAIMTDDRIGVLVHLGIDTVELNGQGFTVHAAKGDHVVQGQPIVTYDVPAVAAASRPTTVPVVVMDSRRMEITMASDPTENASVTTMRPLFTVEKPTPRD; from the coding sequence ATGTCGAAACGGACGTTTCATAGACCCGATTTTTCCCAGCTTCAGCGATTGGGCAAAAGCCTCATGCTGCCCATCGCGCTCCTGCCGGCAGCGGGAATACTTCTCAGATTAGGCCAAGACGACCTCCTCGGAAGGATCCAAACCCCCGTCATCGGCCCTTTCTTCGAGGCGATGAGTGCCGCTGGACAAGCGCTTTTCTCCCAGCTCCCGCTGCTCTTCGCGGTCGGCGTAGCTATTGGATTCGCTAAGAAGGCCGACGGCTCAACAGCCCTGGCGGCCGTCGCCGGATACCTCGTGATGGGGGCGGTGTTTAAGCAGATGTCGCCGCTCGTCCTCAACGGAGTTAAAGATTCCGCGGGCGACCAAGCCCTCATCGATTACAGCGTATTCGGTGGTATCGTCGTTGGACTGCTCACCGCGTGGCTATACGACAAGTATCACGACATTAAACTGCCATCCTACCTCGGGTTTTTCGGAGGGCGCCGATTCGTACCCATCGTCGTCTCAGTAACGACGCTGATCACCGGATTTGTTCTGTCGTACATTTATCCCATTTTCAACGAAGGATTGACGGCGATCGGCCGATTCATCGGTGGAACGGGTGCATTAGGAGCGTTCGTTTATGGGTTCGCTAACCGAATGCTCATTCCGGTGGGACTTCACCACATTCTGAACACCTATGTGTGGTTTATTTACGGTGATTACAACGGACCCGACGGAACTGTGTCCGGCGAGCTCTCCCGCTTCGCCGCAGGCGACCACTCCGCGGGGCTGCTGACCTCCGGTTTTTATCCCATTCTGATGTTCGGTCTCCCCGCAGCGGCGCTGGCCATGATTCACACAGCGAAGAAGGGACAAAAAGCGACGGCGATCGGTATCCTCTCGGCCGCCGGGCTGACGGCATTCTTCACCGGCGTGACCGAACCACTCGAATTCGCGTTTATGTTCTTAGCGTTCCCTCTCTACGTTGTCCACGCGGTGCTCACGGGACTATCCCTCGCCATTGCGGAGCTCCTGAACATCCATCTGGGATTCTCTTTCTCCGCCGGCCTACTCGATTTGATTCTCTACGGCACAGCCCCTGCCGCACACAACATTCCTCTTCTTATCGTTCAAGGGCTCGCGTTCGCTGTTCTCTACTACGTCATATTCCGATTCGCCATCGTTCATTGGAACCTTCACACACCAGGCCGAGCGGACGCGACGGTCGGCACAGCGGGCAACACCGATCAATCGGGCTCAGACACCGGCACTACGACGTCGAACAATGCTCCGTCTAAAGGGACCCCTGCCAAAACGGGTAGCACCGCCCCGCAAGGCTCAGCTACGCCATCGTCGCGGGCCGAAGCCCTTATTAACGCTTTCGGCGGGCGGGACAATCTCGCGAACGTGGACGCATGCATAACCCGGCTCCGCATGGAAGTCAACAACCCCGCCGCCGTCGATAAGAACAAGCTCCAAGCACTGGGCGCGTCCGGGGTCATGGAAATCGGAACCAGCGTCCAAGCCGTCTTTGGGACAGAGTCCGATGTCCTTAAAGACGAAATCAACGCAGCTCTCGCGGTTGCTGGCACAGCACAACGCTTAGGACCGACGTCAGATGCAGCGATGCCCGAGCAAGCAGCTACTTCCGACGCGACAGACGACGCGGTAGGCGACGCGCCAACCCCCGGCGCGAATACGGGAGGTTCCACAGGCTCACATCCGGCAGAATCACACGGACCACTGCAGGTCCGGGCGCCGATCCCCGGAACAGTTATCCCGCTTTCGCAGGTGGACGATGAAACTTTCGCGTCGGAAACAGTGGGCCGTGGCCTCGCTATACGCCCGGAAGATGGCGTCCTCGAGACCGTCGCCCCCGTCAGCGGCCGCATCATGCAGCTGTTCCCACACGCCTTCGCCATCATGACCGACGACCGCATCGGCGTCCTCGTGCACCTGGGTATCGATACCGTCGAATTAAATGGCCAAGGATTCACCGTCCATGCCGCGAAGGGCGACCACGTTGTTCAAGGTCAGCCGATCGTGACATACGATGTGCCCGCCGTCGCCGCAGCTAGCCGGCCCACCACTGTTCCTGTGGTGGTGATGGATAGCCGACGCATGGAGATCACCATGGCATCCGACCCGACGGAGAACGCATCAGTCACGACCATGCGGCCGCTGTTTACCGTCGAAAAACCTACTCCTCGGGACTAA
- a CDS encoding phosphatase PAP2 family protein, which yields MPLARGLSHAGEHAAAWLALGVVGMIADEKRRPQWGILTGAAFGSHAASVILKRIVRRPRPHGPRVRIGVKTPSKLSFPSSHATSTTAAMIELSRITGSRVPLTVIPLMMLSRMTVGVHYPTDVAAGALLGGISAEAIHRAVTHQ from the coding sequence ATGCCTCTGGCCAGAGGACTCAGCCATGCGGGTGAACATGCCGCCGCCTGGTTGGCACTGGGTGTAGTCGGAATGATCGCGGATGAAAAACGTCGACCCCAGTGGGGAATATTGACCGGGGCAGCGTTTGGGAGCCATGCAGCATCTGTGATTCTCAAGCGTATTGTTCGTCGACCCCGACCTCATGGGCCGCGCGTGCGGATCGGAGTGAAGACTCCGTCTAAGTTGAGTTTTCCCTCGTCACATGCGACGTCGACTACGGCAGCAATGATTGAGCTCTCGCGGATCACCGGTTCGCGCGTGCCTTTGACAGTGATTCCGCTTATGATGCTGTCGCGGATGACCGTCGGTGTACATTATCCAACCGATGTTGCAGCCGGGGCTCTCTTGGGAGGAATATCGGCGGAAGCTATTCATCGGGCTGTGACGCACCAGTAG
- a CDS encoding alpha/beta hydrolase family protein, translated as MEDGSYHELAERVSPYHYVSANSVTMLMAYGKKNKIVPFKVHNRLLSALDKNHVPYDYHVFPRSGHGLYSDPGQAKKYVHKLGDYYDKYFD; from the coding sequence ATGGAGGATGGTTCTTATCACGAGCTTGCGGAACGTGTTTCTCCTTATCATTACGTTTCTGCTAATTCCGTAACCATGCTGATGGCATATGGAAAGAAAAACAAAATTGTTCCCTTTAAGGTTCATAATCGCTTATTAAGCGCCCTTGATAAAAATCACGTCCCCTACGACTATCACGTCTTCCCCCGGTCTGGGCACGGTTTGTATTCGGACCCAGGCCAAGCAAAGAAGTACGTCCATAAACTTGGCGACTACTACGACAAGTACTTCGATTAA
- a CDS encoding glycosyltransferase, producing the protein MSQAGSQAKSRAVERLQRVILPRRGEPHDVRSLYMIESKANKSRAVLHSRTEATFPAGAEVSFETYFNGFPASYWRRWTQLKSAVLKLELQGDARADVYRSKIDGSRIAVEGKMTDVLADDIHATTAEESTQDTIEGEPSSAESTVSTLEFEVPLDRFEDGGWIWFDLTCETDVTLLAAGWYAPEQPGPQTLPDGSTIGPQDKSVTIGIPTFNRPTDAVAALEAIASDPEVDAVIDAVLMPDQGTKHPADEPGFDDAVKHFGDRFHEFRQGNLGGSGGYSRIMYEALGGAGSEEERKQRATKAPFILYMDDDIAIEPDSILRALQVARYARQPMLVGGQMLNLQERSHLHSMGEVIDRHSFMWTSAPHVHYDHDFYQYPLRDRRDHGRNANVDVITSRDLHRRIDVDYNGWWMCMIPRVVAETIGQPLPLFIKWDDGEYGLRAGHAGFPTASWPGIAIWHMAWSDKDDAIDWQAYFHLRNRLIVAAIEQDGSILGMLQSMAKATTKHLMCLEYSTVAIQNEAIKDFLRGPDQLFDILGTALPRINELRKEYPDAVVLPSASAVPPAKGGPRNLTKIPLNPLAKVSTLSKALKKQFSPNDGDPEVPDVNLPPIEARWFSLSRVDGATVTTADGRGVVFRKRNRAKAVKLARESMRLQKEIYDRFPEMRQLYRKAHPKLTSREGWSTIFER; encoded by the coding sequence ATGAGCCAGGCCGGGAGTCAGGCTAAAAGTCGAGCTGTGGAGCGCCTTCAGCGCGTTATTCTGCCTCGCAGGGGGGAGCCGCACGATGTTCGCTCGTTGTACATGATCGAGTCGAAGGCGAATAAGTCGCGCGCTGTGCTCCATAGCCGCACCGAGGCAACATTCCCGGCAGGCGCCGAGGTCAGCTTCGAAACCTATTTCAACGGGTTCCCGGCTTCATATTGGCGACGCTGGACCCAGCTGAAATCCGCCGTCTTGAAGCTCGAACTGCAGGGCGATGCCCGCGCTGACGTCTACCGGTCAAAAATCGACGGATCTCGCATTGCCGTTGAAGGCAAGATGACCGACGTCCTGGCCGATGACATTCACGCAACGACGGCCGAGGAGAGCACACAGGACACCATCGAGGGCGAGCCGTCATCCGCGGAGTCGACCGTATCGACACTGGAATTTGAGGTCCCCCTGGACCGCTTCGAAGATGGTGGCTGGATCTGGTTCGACCTGACCTGCGAAACGGATGTCACCTTGTTGGCCGCCGGGTGGTATGCACCAGAACAACCTGGCCCCCAAACACTGCCCGACGGGTCGACGATCGGCCCTCAGGATAAATCCGTGACGATCGGTATTCCGACGTTTAACCGTCCCACCGACGCCGTTGCCGCTTTAGAAGCCATCGCTTCCGACCCGGAAGTCGACGCCGTCATCGACGCGGTTTTGATGCCCGACCAGGGAACAAAGCACCCTGCCGATGAACCGGGCTTTGACGACGCTGTCAAGCACTTCGGCGATCGGTTCCACGAGTTCCGCCAGGGCAACCTGGGTGGATCGGGTGGTTACTCCCGCATTATGTATGAGGCCCTGGGCGGTGCTGGCTCGGAAGAAGAGCGCAAACAGCGTGCCACCAAAGCTCCATTCATTCTTTATATGGACGATGACATCGCCATCGAACCTGATTCCATTCTTCGCGCACTCCAGGTTGCCCGGTACGCACGCCAGCCCATGTTGGTCGGCGGCCAGATGCTGAACCTGCAAGAGCGTAGCCACTTGCACAGCATGGGCGAGGTCATCGATCGGCATTCCTTCATGTGGACCTCGGCACCCCACGTCCACTACGACCACGACTTTTATCAATACCCGTTGCGTGACCGTCGAGATCATGGGCGGAACGCTAACGTCGATGTCATCACCTCGCGTGACCTCCACCGGCGTATCGACGTCGACTATAACGGCTGGTGGATGTGCATGATTCCACGCGTCGTCGCAGAAACCATCGGGCAGCCGTTGCCGCTGTTCATTAAATGGGACGATGGTGAATACGGCCTCCGCGCCGGGCACGCCGGTTTCCCGACGGCGTCGTGGCCGGGTATCGCTATTTGGCATATGGCCTGGTCCGATAAGGATGATGCCATTGACTGGCAGGCATATTTCCACCTGCGCAACCGTTTGATCGTCGCTGCTATCGAGCAGGACGGTTCCATTTTGGGCATGTTGCAGTCGATGGCCAAGGCGACGACGAAGCACCTCATGTGCCTCGAGTACTCGACGGTCGCTATTCAGAACGAAGCCATTAAGGACTTCTTGCGTGGCCCTGACCAGCTCTTCGACATTCTTGGCACCGCGCTCCCGCGTATTAATGAGTTGCGCAAAGAGTACCCGGATGCCGTCGTGTTGCCCTCAGCGTCAGCGGTTCCGCCGGCGAAGGGTGGCCCGAGGAATCTCACAAAGATCCCGCTTAATCCCTTAGCTAAGGTGTCGACGCTGTCGAAAGCTCTGAAAAAGCAATTCTCACCCAATGATGGTGACCCCGAGGTTCCCGACGTTAACCTTCCGCCGATTGAGGCTCGCTGGTTCTCCTTGTCGCGTGTCGACGGAGCTACGGTGACGACGGCCGACGGCCGGGGAGTTGTGTTCCGCAAACGTAACCGCGCCAAGGCCGTGAAACTGGCCCGCGAGTCGATGCGCCTGCAGAAGGAAATTTACGATCGCTTCCCTGAGATGCGTCAGCTGTATCGCAAAGCTCACCCCAAGCTGACCAGCCGCGAAGGATGGAGCACGATCTTTGAACGCTAA
- a CDS encoding aldehyde dehydrogenase family protein — protein sequence MSQSTTQMKTAPTPAAEPESLFINGEWGSAIDGKTRTITCPANNQAVGVVAEASTKDTDRAIAAAREAFDSGVWSGWSGFDRGQLLLAVADGIEERKDEFALAESLDTGKRLMESNADMDDIIGCFRYFGKLAGNDAGRVVDAGDPSISSRIVREPVGVCGLITPWNYPLLQVAWKVAPCVAAANTFVLKPAELTPHTSMLLLDVMDKAGLPKGAGNLITGAGKSAGAPLSSDPRVDMVSFTGGLETGRHLASEASLTVKKVALELGGKNPNVIFADADYDAALDNAMNAAFVHSGQVCSAGARLVVEESIAERFVTDLVARAEKVRLGGPFDEKAETGALISEAHREKVSNYVAHAREQGARVRCGGAFGTGPTADGSASLDDGWFYLPTVIDQCTQDMDCVHDEAFGPTVTVETFSTEEEAIRIANDTNYGLAGAVWTSDAGRAERVARGLRHGTIWINDFHPYLPQAEWGGFGQSGMGRELGPTGLEEYTEPKHIYHNTTPAVTGWFSPEE from the coding sequence ATGTCGCAATCAACGACGCAAATGAAAACTGCCCCGACGCCGGCAGCCGAGCCGGAATCATTGTTCATCAATGGTGAATGGGGTTCTGCAATCGACGGTAAGACACGCACGATCACCTGTCCTGCTAACAATCAGGCAGTGGGTGTGGTCGCTGAGGCGTCAACAAAGGACACCGACCGCGCTATCGCCGCTGCTCGTGAAGCATTTGATTCGGGTGTGTGGTCAGGATGGTCGGGCTTCGATCGCGGCCAGCTCCTCCTCGCCGTCGCGGACGGTATTGAGGAACGCAAGGACGAATTCGCGCTTGCGGAGTCGCTGGACACAGGCAAGCGACTGATGGAATCGAATGCCGATATGGATGACATCATCGGATGCTTCCGTTACTTCGGCAAGCTCGCTGGCAACGACGCCGGACGCGTCGTCGACGCGGGTGATCCGTCGATAAGCTCACGTATTGTGCGTGAGCCGGTGGGCGTGTGCGGGCTGATTACCCCCTGGAATTACCCGCTCCTTCAGGTTGCATGGAAGGTTGCGCCCTGTGTGGCAGCGGCGAACACGTTCGTCCTGAAGCCGGCTGAGCTGACTCCCCATACTTCTATGTTGTTGCTGGATGTGATGGATAAGGCCGGCTTGCCGAAGGGTGCAGGAAACCTGATCACCGGCGCCGGTAAATCGGCGGGCGCGCCGTTATCGAGCGACCCGCGCGTCGATATGGTGTCGTTCACGGGTGGCCTGGAGACCGGACGTCACTTGGCCTCTGAAGCATCTCTCACGGTGAAGAAAGTTGCCCTTGAGCTGGGCGGAAAGAACCCGAACGTCATCTTCGCGGATGCCGACTACGACGCCGCGCTGGATAACGCGATGAACGCTGCATTCGTCCACTCCGGCCAGGTGTGCTCGGCGGGCGCTCGGCTCGTCGTCGAGGAGTCCATTGCTGAGCGCTTCGTCACAGATCTTGTGGCCCGCGCGGAAAAGGTTCGCTTGGGTGGCCCGTTTGATGAGAAAGCGGAGACGGGTGCGCTGATCTCGGAGGCACACCGCGAGAAGGTCTCGAATTATGTGGCCCATGCGCGCGAGCAAGGTGCCCGCGTGCGGTGTGGCGGTGCTTTTGGTACCGGCCCGACAGCCGATGGCAGTGCGTCACTGGATGATGGCTGGTTCTACTTGCCGACGGTGATTGACCAGTGCACCCAGGACATGGATTGTGTTCACGACGAGGCCTTTGGCCCGACGGTGACGGTGGAGACCTTCTCGACGGAAGAGGAAGCCATTCGCATCGCGAACGACACGAACTATGGGCTGGCAGGGGCCGTGTGGACGTCCGACGCGGGCCGTGCAGAGCGCGTTGCTCGCGGGTTGCGGCACGGAACGATCTGGATCAATGACTTCCACCCCTACTTGCCGCAGGCGGAGTGGGGCGGTTTTGGCCAGTCCGGTATGGGCCGCGAGCTCGGCCCCACTGGCCTGGAGGAATACACCGAGCCGAAGCACATTTATCACAACACGACGCCGGCCGTGACCGGGTGGTTTAGTCCCGAGGAGTAG